Proteins encoded by one window of Aphis gossypii isolate Hap1 chromosome X, ASM2018417v2, whole genome shotgun sequence:
- the LOC126552399 gene encoding piggyBac transposable element-derived protein 3-like, which translates to MIAPEEFTAIDEIIIPFKGRSVMKQYNKSKPHKWGIKMFALASKSGIIHDFEIYVGKSTIKSSTKMGLSGDIVIRLSNILPKHKNYKLSFDNWFTSYNLILHLKSLGILSVGTVRSNRIAGCQFEKDKDLKKAGRGTYDTRIDTSHGIIGKWYDNKSVHLISNYISTEPTDPVLRWSASEKAQIPVKRPAMVREYNSFMGGIDLHDMLVEIYRTDHDIIN; encoded by the coding sequence atgattgcaCCTGAAGAATTCACTGCAatagatgaaataataataccattcaAAGGCAGAAGTGTAATGAAACAATACAACAAATCAAAACCCCATAAATGGGGAATTAAGATGTTTGCATTAGCTTCTAAGTCAGGTATCATTCATGACTTTGAGATTTATGTGGgaaaatcaacaataaaatctTCTACTAAAATGGGTCTGAGTGGTGACATTGTAATTCGATTGTCTAATATTTtgccaaaacataaaaattataaactaagttTTGATAATTGGTTTacatcttataatttaatattacatttaaaaagtttaggCATTTTATCTGTAGGCACTGTTCGATCAAATAGAATAGCAGGATGCCAATTTGAAAAAGACAAAGATCTCAAAAAAGCAGGAAGAGGGACATATGATACAAGAATTGATACATCTCATGGTATTATAGGCAAGTggtatgataataaaagtGTACACTTGATATCTAATTACATTAGTACAGAACCTACAGATCCTGTATTACGTTGGTCAGCATCAGAAAAGGCACAAATTCCTGTAAAAAGGCCAGCAATGGTAAGAGAGTATAACTCATTTATGGGGGGAATAGATTTACATGATATGCTTGTAGAGATTTACCGTACAGaccatgatataataaactag